Proteins encoded in a region of the Flavobacterium sp. MDT1-60 genome:
- a CDS encoding efflux RND transporter periplasmic adaptor subunit, with product MTTLKKVKILFFVIVLSSCYISCKKEAPPQPKALEIQIVKVLQQDVNLESEFTGETFGQSDIQINPRVDGVIESLNFKEGSLVTKGQLLYTIDPLPFQNKVSEAEGKLAEMQARLAKTKSDYEMMEPLAKMNAVSQRELIAARSSYNASQASIKAASANVKNSRIELSYCNIVAPISGLIGISKVRVGDYVRPGAASVLNTVSDLGDVRVRFTMSEQEYLRIFRELAKKNSNLKGAGQSITILLSDGSLYPQKGKISFADRQIDPTTGAVTFEAGFSNPDRLIRPGQYVKILVTTDVRKDALIIPQRSVIEMQGISQVYVLGNDNKVEMKAVQIGPAFKDSYIVTDGLTANDKIALGGTSLLKSGSVITPQIKEWTPGQSQVVK from the coding sequence ATGACTACGTTAAAAAAGGTTAAAATATTATTTTTTGTTATAGTTCTGTCTTCGTGTTATATTTCCTGTAAAAAAGAAGCACCACCTCAACCAAAAGCACTCGAAATTCAAATTGTAAAAGTGCTACAGCAAGATGTAAATCTTGAATCAGAATTTACAGGCGAAACCTTTGGACAATCCGATATTCAGATTAATCCGAGAGTTGATGGTGTTATTGAAAGCCTTAACTTCAAAGAAGGTAGTTTGGTAACCAAAGGACAATTATTATACACTATTGATCCCTTACCATTTCAAAATAAAGTAAGCGAGGCAGAAGGAAAGTTAGCCGAAATGCAGGCAAGATTAGCTAAAACCAAATCAGATTACGAAATGATGGAACCATTAGCTAAGATGAACGCCGTCAGTCAAAGAGAATTGATAGCGGCAAGATCTTCTTATAATGCTTCTCAGGCTTCTATTAAAGCAGCATCGGCCAATGTAAAGAATTCAAGAATAGAGTTAAGTTATTGCAATATTGTTGCGCCTATATCCGGATTGATAGGAATATCAAAAGTAAGAGTTGGCGATTATGTTCGTCCCGGCGCAGCATCAGTACTAAATACAGTTTCTGATTTAGGTGATGTCAGAGTTCGTTTTACTATGAGCGAGCAGGAATATCTTCGAATTTTCAGAGAATTAGCTAAGAAAAATTCTAACTTAAAAGGAGCGGGTCAATCCATTACTATTCTATTATCAGATGGCTCTCTTTATCCACAAAAAGGAAAAATCAGTTTTGCCGACAGACAAATTGATCCAACAACCGGTGCTGTAACTTTTGAGGCAGGATTCTCGAATCCAGATAGATTGATTCGCCCTGGTCAATATGTAAAAATCCTTGTCACTACTGATGTCCGCAAAGATGCCTTGATTATACCACAACGTTCTGTAATTGAAATGCAGGGAATTTCTCAAGTGTATGTATTGGGCAATGACAATAAAGTCGAAATGAAAGCGGTGCAAATTGGTCCGGCATTCAAAGACTCCTACATTGTTACTGATGGATTAACTGCTAATGACAAAATTGCTCTTGGAGGAACCTCATTACTAAAAAGCGGTAGTGTTATCACTCCTCAAATTAAAGAATGGACTCCGGGACAATCACAAGTAGTTAAATAA
- a CDS encoding virulence RhuM family protein yields the protein MENDLKKFILYTAPSGEIRVDVLLQNESVWLTQKTIAELFGVQVPAISKHFKNIFEEGELVESSVVSKMETTASDDKNYITSYYNLDAIISVGYRVNSTKATQFRIWATQTLKEYIIKGFVLDDNRLKQGQAIFGKDYFKELLQRVRSIRTSERRIYQQVTDIFAECSIDYDNNSEITKNFYAIVQNKFHFAITGKTAAEIIFETADVKKENMGLTTWKNSPNGRVLKSDVVVAKNYLEEKEIKQLERTITGYFDYIEGLIERENTFTMEELATSVNKFLSFNDYKVMDGKGKMTKIQADKKAIAAYEVFNKTQKIISDFDKEIKRLK from the coding sequence ATGGAGAATGATTTAAAGAAGTTTATACTTTATACTGCACCAAGCGGAGAAATACGTGTTGATGTTTTGCTTCAAAATGAATCAGTGTGGTTAACTCAAAAAACAATTGCAGAATTATTTGGTGTCCAAGTGCCTGCAATAAGTAAGCATTTCAAAAACATTTTTGAGGAAGGAGAATTAGTTGAATCCTCAGTTGTTTCCAAAATGGAAACAACTGCTTCAGATGACAAAAATTATATTACAAGTTATTATAACCTCGATGCCATAATTTCTGTTGGATACAGAGTAAACTCTACTAAAGCTACGCAATTCAGGATCTGGGCAACCCAAACCTTAAAAGAATATATTATAAAAGGTTTTGTTTTAGATGATAATCGTTTAAAACAAGGTCAGGCAATTTTTGGTAAAGATTATTTCAAAGAATTATTGCAAAGAGTTCGATCTATTCGGACGAGTGAAAGGAGAATTTACCAACAAGTAACTGATATTTTTGCCGAATGCAGTATTGATTATGATAACAATTCGGAAATAACTAAAAATTTCTACGCAATCGTTCAAAACAAATTTCACTTTGCTATTACAGGAAAAACAGCTGCTGAGATAATATTTGAAACAGCGGATGTCAAAAAAGAAAATATGGGATTGACCACGTGGAAGAATAGTCCAAACGGACGGGTTTTAAAATCGGATGTCGTCGTTGCCAAAAATTATTTGGAAGAAAAAGAAATTAAACAATTAGAGCGTACTATAACCGGATATTTTGATTATATAGAAGGATTGATAGAACGTGAGAACACTTTTACAATGGAAGAACTGGCAACAAGCGTTAATAAATTTTTATCTTTTAATGATTATAAAGTGATGGATGGAAAAGGGAAAATGACGAAAATACAAGCAGATAAAAAAGCAATTGCCGCATACGAAGTCTTCAATAAAACACAAAAAATAATTTCTGATTTTGATAAAGAAATAAAAAGACTAAAATAA
- a CDS encoding peptidase U32 family protein, protein MTINNKIELMAPAGSFESLQAAIDNGADSIYFGVEQLNMRARSTVNFTIDDLKEITNRCEAKNVRSYLTLNTIIYDHDLSVVKTLLNKAKEAGITAVIASDQAVIAMARNISMEVHISTQLNVTNIETIKFYSLFADTMVLSRELSLRQVKKITGQIEKEQIKGPNGNLVEIEIFGHGALCMAVSGKCYLSLHSHNSSANRGACKQNCRKKYTVIDQETGFEIELDNEYMMSPKDLCTLDFLDQVIDSGIQVLKVEGRGRAPEYVATVTKTYREAIDAYYDQTFSKEKVKVWMEALSTVYNRGFWSGYYLGQELGEWSAIPGSAATQKKVYVGKGTHYFPKAKVGQFKIEAYDIKIGDKILVTGPSTGAQEMIIDEMFVDDIAVEKATKGDDCTFKLPFRIRMSDKLYKIVEA, encoded by the coding sequence ATGACAATAAATAACAAAATTGAACTCATGGCTCCCGCAGGGAGCTTTGAGTCACTTCAGGCTGCAATCGATAATGGCGCAGATTCTATCTATTTTGGAGTAGAACAACTTAATATGCGTGCGCGTTCAACGGTTAATTTTACCATTGATGATTTAAAAGAAATTACAAATCGCTGTGAAGCTAAGAATGTTAGAAGTTATTTAACACTGAACACGATAATTTACGATCATGATTTATCTGTCGTTAAAACACTTTTGAACAAAGCCAAAGAAGCTGGTATCACTGCTGTAATTGCTTCTGATCAGGCCGTTATTGCCATGGCTAGAAATATCTCGATGGAAGTTCATATTTCGACGCAGTTGAATGTAACAAATATCGAAACCATTAAATTCTATAGCTTATTTGCTGATACTATGGTTTTAAGTCGGGAATTAAGCTTGCGCCAGGTAAAGAAAATCACAGGTCAAATTGAAAAAGAACAAATTAAAGGACCAAACGGAAATTTAGTTGAAATCGAAATTTTTGGTCACGGAGCTTTGTGTATGGCCGTTTCCGGAAAATGTTATTTGAGTCTGCATTCGCATAATTCATCTGCGAATCGTGGTGCGTGCAAACAAAATTGCCGAAAAAAATATACCGTTATCGATCAGGAAACGGGTTTTGAAATCGAATTAGATAACGAATACATGATGTCGCCAAAAGATTTATGTACACTGGATTTCTTAGATCAGGTTATAGATTCCGGAATTCAGGTGCTAAAAGTTGAAGGTAGAGGTCGTGCACCGGAATATGTAGCAACAGTAACCAAAACATATCGTGAGGCAATTGATGCTTATTACGATCAAACTTTCTCTAAAGAAAAAGTCAAAGTCTGGATGGAGGCCTTGAGTACTGTTTACAACCGTGGTTTTTGGTCAGGCTATTATCTGGGTCAGGAATTAGGTGAATGGAGTGCTATTCCGGGATCTGCTGCAACTCAAAAGAAAGTTTATGTTGGAAAAGGGACACATTATTTTCCAAAAGCGAAAGTGGGGCAATTCAAAATTGAAGCTTACGACATTAAAATAGGAGATAAAATTTTGGTAACTGGCCCAAGTACAGGCGCTCAGGAAATGATTATTGATGAAATGTTTGTGGATGATATTGCTGTTGAAAAAGCGACAAAAGGTGACGATTGTACTTTTAAATTGCCTTTCAGAATCAGGATGTCTGATAAATTATATAAAATTGTAGAGGCGTAA
- a CDS encoding rhodanese-related sulfurtransferase, with the protein MQLYNTLSAEERAIMIDDAGKQRLTLSFYAYAKIQDPKKFRDDLFLAWNKLDALGRIYVATEGINAQMSIPEENLEAFRATLEVYDFMKGIRLNEAVEHDDHSFLKLTIKVRDKIVADGLNDDTFDVTNIGVHLKAKEFNEILDDPNTIVVDFRNHYESEVGHFKGAITPDVETFRESLPIINEQLQNHKEDKKLVMYCTGGIRCEKASAYFKHQGFKNVYQLEGGIINYAKQIEAEGLESKFIGKNFVFDNRLGERITDDIISQCHQCGKPCDNHTNCENDGCHLLFIQCDECKAAMENCCSTECLEIIHMPLVDQVRLRTGKQVGNKVFRKGKSDSLKFKHSGELTDTALAAADKPADIRQKIKVKKILLGKAEHYYVKAQVGLFTIENHELNSGDKILISGPTTGHQELILDKMIVNEVQASTATIGDKVTFEVPFRIRLSDKIYKILE; encoded by the coding sequence ATGCAACTGTACAACACTTTAAGCGCAGAAGAAAGAGCCATCATGATCGATGATGCAGGTAAACAACGTCTTACGTTGTCTTTCTATGCGTACGCCAAAATTCAAGATCCCAAAAAATTTCGCGATGATTTATTTTTAGCCTGGAATAAGCTCGATGCTTTAGGCCGAATTTATGTTGCTACCGAAGGAATAAATGCTCAAATGAGTATTCCGGAAGAAAATTTGGAGGCTTTTAGAGCAACCCTTGAAGTTTATGATTTCATGAAAGGCATACGATTGAACGAAGCTGTAGAACATGATGACCATTCCTTTTTAAAATTGACCATTAAAGTTCGTGATAAGATCGTTGCTGACGGTTTGAATGACGATACTTTTGATGTAACCAATATAGGTGTTCACCTGAAAGCCAAAGAATTCAATGAAATACTTGACGATCCAAACACAATTGTAGTCGATTTCAGAAATCACTACGAAAGTGAAGTGGGGCATTTCAAAGGGGCCATTACTCCGGATGTTGAAACGTTTAGGGAGAGTTTACCAATAATCAACGAACAGCTTCAAAATCACAAGGAAGACAAAAAACTGGTAATGTATTGCACTGGTGGGATTCGTTGTGAAAAAGCAAGTGCTTATTTTAAACATCAGGGTTTTAAAAATGTTTATCAATTAGAAGGCGGAATCATTAATTACGCCAAACAAATTGAAGCTGAAGGTTTAGAAAGTAAATTCATTGGTAAAAACTTTGTATTCGATAATCGTCTGGGTGAAAGAATTACAGATGATATTATTTCGCAATGTCATCAATGTGGAAAACCTTGTGATAATCACACCAATTGCGAAAATGACGGATGCCATTTGTTGTTTATTCAATGTGATGAATGTAAAGCCGCAATGGAAAACTGCTGTTCTACAGAATGTCTTGAAATTATCCACATGCCTTTGGTAGATCAGGTTCGTTTGAGAACAGGAAAACAAGTTGGTAATAAAGTTTTTAGAAAAGGAAAATCAGACAGTTTAAAATTCAAACATTCTGGAGAGTTAACTGATACTGCTTTGGCTGCGGCCGACAAACCAGCAGATATTCGTCAAAAAATAAAAGTTAAAAAAATACTACTTGGAAAAGCTGAACATTATTATGTAAAAGCACAAGTTGGACTTTTTACTATAGAAAACCACGAACTAAATAGTGGCGATAAAATCTTAATTTCCGGACCCACTACTGGTCATCAGGAATTAATTTTAGATAAAATGATTGTTAACGAGGTACAGGCATCAACAGCAACAATTGGGGATAAAGTTACTTTTGAAGTACCTTTTAGAATTAGATTATCAGATAAAATTTATAAGATTTTAGAATAA
- a CDS encoding ferredoxin, with product MVIITLQRDKCIGCNYCVEMDPIHFQMSKKDGKSVLLHSQNAKGFFTLKSPNHTIVESCELAAKACPVKIITVKET from the coding sequence ATGGTGATTATAACATTACAAAGAGACAAATGCATCGGCTGTAATTATTGCGTTGAAATGGATCCGATACATTTTCAAATGTCAAAAAAAGATGGGAAATCGGTTTTGCTTCATTCGCAGAATGCAAAAGGTTTTTTTACTTTAAAATCTCCAAATCATACGATTGTCGAAAGTTGTGAATTGGCGGCAAAGGCATGTCCGGTTAAGATTATTACGGTTAAGGAAACGTAG